The Octopus sinensis unplaced genomic scaffold, ASM634580v1 Contig18647, whole genome shotgun sequence genome includes a window with the following:
- the LOC115231493 gene encoding activin receptor type-2A-like, whose translation MCCCSEDCPVQWPLNTTKIINNTEIIKREYNSMKLFVIIFAFLSIFTIIGVYLNHKWNEPRRNTQDYKNILRKSRKLYLIKPKQLTNLKVLLCIFTLQFLLNENGILHGKFGNHDVAIKRYANSDLFHNELTIFGYLSISKDHRQHCVGCVGFTESPQLLLTEYHSQASLSWHIHNVANWVLFVEKFKSWKPTLVDSMCRNFCGLYSFAFDSSQRHKPDNFLVSDDCKNVVLCDFEFAHCFKLPQESRLCHSKVGSPAYMAPELWEGNINYRLDSYILVDIYAFGCMIKEALEANTSWNYRQIIEQCRDDCLIHDVHFRLSSADIIAKIFIGLCGE comes from the coding sequence ATGTGTTGCTGTAGCGAAGACTGTCCTGTGCAATGGCCTCTCAACACcaccaaaattataaataacacaGAAATCATCAAACGTGAGTACAACTCAATGAAACTTTTTGTAatcatttttgcatttttaagTATCTTTACAATTATTGGTGTCTATCTAAATCACAAATGGAATGAGCCACGTAGAAACACTCAAGACTATAAGAATATATTGCGAAAATCAAGAAAACTGTATTTAATTAAACCAAAACAATTAACTAATCTGAaagtattattatgtatatttacgcTACAGTTCCTATTAAATGAAAATGGAATTTTACATGGGAAATTTGGCAATCATGACGTGGCTATTAAAAGATACGCGAACAGCGATTTATTTCACAATGAGCTGACAATATTTGGGTATCTTTCCATTTCAAAGGACCACCGGCAACACTGCGTAGGCTGTGTTGGTTTTACAGAATCTCCTCAATTACTATTGACAGAGTATCACAGCCAAGCATCACTGTCCTGGCACATACATAATGTAGCAAACTGGGTTTTATTCGTAGAAAAATTCAAATCCTGGAAACCTACTTTGGTTGATAGCATGTGCCGCAACTTCTGTGGCTTATATTCATTCGCGTTCGATAGTTCACAGAGACATAAACCTGACAACTTTCTGGTATCAGATGACTGCAAGAATGTCGTTCTCTGTGACTTTGAATTTGCCCATTGCTTCAAGCTACCTCAGGAGAGTCGTCTTTGTCATTCAAAAGTGGGATCCCCTGCATACATGGCGCCCGAGTTGTGGGAAGGGAATATAAACTATCGACTGGATAGCTACATACTCGTCGATATCTACGCTTTTGGGTGTATGATCAAGGAGGCGTTGGAGGCAAATACCAGTTGGAATTACAGACAGATTATTGAACAGTGCCGGGATGATTGTCTCATTCATGATGTTCATTTCAGGCTCTCCTCTGCTGATATCATTGCTAAAATATTTATTGGTTTATGTGGAGAATAA
- the LOC115231492 gene encoding uncharacterized protein LOC115231492, whose amino-acid sequence MVKNNQNLSSIKACSKVQRRTAAKPQPFCEPIKAEYPTEHPNPTVTKKHSETQCHQTTTEPNSSNLTYSLSIENPALGKIKRFNLLSKSPTASKARITLQKSGTFILKFRSPEDAAAFKAELSQSNMFGEGGHKLASVAEKASVLVLKGIPHWISTEDLNLHLRESLESEFKFERFSRNGTDMPVGRLTLDSRAEANTLIRFGITAGFSHIRCEWHKPSATRCFRCNQFGHTSYRCSEKLRCLLCGKEHRHQNLDNQNNFAHWINSKKTLINYQNN is encoded by the coding sequence atggtcaaGAATAATCAAAATCTCTCATCAATCAAAGCTTGCTCCAAAGTTCAAAGACGAACAGCGGCGAAGCCACAGCCCTTTTGCGAACCCATCAAAGCTGAATATCCCACCGAACATCCGAACCCTACTGTGACTAAAAAACACAGTGAGACCCAATGCCACCAGACGACAACTGAGCCTAACAGCTCAAACCTCACATATTCTCTGAGTATCGAAAACCCGGCACTTGGAAAGATCAAGAGGTTTAACCTCCTATCCAAGTCGCCAACTGCTTCCAAAGCCCGGATAACTTTACAGAAGTCCGGCACCTTCATTCTAAAATTCAGATCGCCCGAGGATGCTGCTGCTTTCAAAGCAGAGCTGTCTCAATCGAATATGTTTGGCGAAGGCGGCCATAAACTTGCCTCAGTAGCTGAGAAGGCCTCAGTCTTGGTCCTTAAAGGAATCCCTCATTGGATCTCGACAGAGGATCTTAACCTCCACTTGAGAGAAAGTCTAGAATCGGAATTCAAGTTCGAAAGATTCTCTCGCAATGGAACCGACATGCCTGTCGGCAGACTCACGCTGGATTCCAGAGCCGAGGCCAACACCCTCATCCGCTTTGGAATAACTGCGGGCTTCAGCCATATCCGCTGCGAATGGCACAAGCCCTCAGCAACGAGATGCTTCCGTTGCAATCAGTTTGGACATACGTCCTACAGATGCTCGGAAAAACTCCGTTGTCTCCTCTGCGGGAAAGAACACAGGCACCAAAACTTAGATAACCAAAACAATTTTGCACACTGGATTAATTCAAAAAAGACTTTGATAAATTACCAAAATAATTAA